A genomic region of Nymphaea colorata isolate Beijing-Zhang1983 chromosome 2, ASM883128v2, whole genome shotgun sequence contains the following coding sequences:
- the LOC116248964 gene encoding cysteine-rich receptor-like protein kinase 2, with amino-acid sequence MARAFVSRSTCLSFLAFIVLFAPIHFIFEVLPRFYSPEKVVSSICGSTPSSGLLSYLDNLDDALNLLGNLMENSSFGVAQFGHGPGAVYVLAQCAGYLDRVGCFSCHEKSRSFLWSSCHPPVGRFFLDSCFLRADSYRFFNETVSAGDASSCGGTRLDSGLGEFVRGKVTGVVNRAVQGGGYAFESGQSSEGGTIFVMAQCWRSLDEAGCRECLAGAVAKADGCIPSTEFRVTSAGCVLRYSSSDFSKQDVLLSRAWLQVQYIENMFASVALFFFLFLYIVALALLGKHLYVTCCRKTIKWVSKGKGNAMSQGIDLSIVAKDLMFKQSVLVKATDSFSKANKLGQGGFGDVYKGRLPDGREVAVKRLFVRANGRGQEIYNEISIISRAQHKNLVSFLGYSLSGDESLLVYEFLPNTSLDRILFDTEKKKELTWKKRQEIVLGTAEGLEYLHKRCEYKIIHRDIKASNILLDENLRPKIADFGLARLFSSDNSHISTSIAGTLGYMAPEYIGHGQLSEKVDVYSFGVLVLEIISGTRNNSFDRLDGDTLVSKAWNLYRSALLPQLIDESVESSNPDEVSRLAIVGLLCTQEVPALRPCMSLLVGMLRYKDFHLPTPSKPPFVHSFSIGDVSEQSDTPFNPNGFSIGDVCEKSDTPLNPNVSFSSLDCSEMYPR; translated from the exons ATGGCACGGGCCTTTGTTTCACGCTCCACCTGCCTCTCCTTCCTCGCCTTCATCGTCCTCTTCGCACCCATCCACTTCATTTTCGAAGTCCTTCCTCGTTTCTACTCACCGGAAAAGGTGGTCTCCTCCATCTGCGGCAGCACCCCTTCTTCCGGCCTCTTGTCCTATCTCGACAACCTCGACGATGCCCTCAACCTTCTAGGCAACCTGATGGAGAACTCCTCCTTCGGCGTCGCCCAGTTCGGTCACGGCCCTGGCGCCGTCTACGTCCTCGCGCAGTGCGCCGGCTACCTCGACCGCGTCGGCTGCTTTTCGTGCCATGAGAAGAGCCGCAGCTTCCTTTGGTCCTCCTGCCATCCTCCCGTCGGCCGGTTTTTCCTCGACAGCTGCTTCCTCCGCGCAGACAGCTACCGGTTCTTCAACGAGACGGTCTCGGCGGGTGACGCGAGCTCCTGCGGCGGCACCAGGTTGGACTCCGGGCTCGGCGAGTTCGTCCGCGGGAAGGTCACCGGCGTGGTGAACCGGGCCGTGCAGGGTGGCGGGTATGCGTTCGAGTCTGGGCAGTCGTCCGAAGGGGGAACGATATTCGTGATGGCGCAGTGCTGGAGGAGCCTGGACGAGGCGGGGTGCCGCGAGTGCCTCGCGGGAGCTGTGGCGAAGGCTGACGGCTGCATTCCGTCGACGGAGTTCAGGGTGACGAGCGCCGGTTGCGTCTTGCGGTATTCTAGTTCGGACTTCTCGAAGCAGGACGTCTTGTTGTCCCGGGCCTGGCTCCAAGTGCAATACA TTGAAAACATGTTCGCCTCGGTTgctttgttcttcttcctctttctctacATCGTCGCACTGGCTCTACTGGGCAAACACCTCTATGTGACTTGCTGTCGTAAAACAATTAAGTGGGTGAGCAAAGGGAAAG GCAATGCAATGTCACAAGGAATTGATCTATCTATTGTCGCAAAGGACTTGATGTTCAAACAGTCCGTGCTTGTGAAAGCAACCGACTCATTCAGCAAAGCAAACAAACTTGGTCaaggaggatttggtgatgTTTACAAG GGACGCTTGCCTGATGGGAGAGAAGTTGCAGTAAAAAGACTTTTTGTAAGGGCAAATGGTCGAGGTCAGGAAATTTACAATGAAATAAGCATTATAAGTCGTGCCCAACACAAGAACCTTGTTAGCTTCCTGGGATACAGCCTTTCTGGTGATGAGAGCCTTCTTGTCTATGAATTCCTTCCCAACACAAGCCTCGACAGAATACTTTTTG AtacagagaagaaaaaagagctaACCTGGAAGAAGAGGCAGGAGATAGTCCTCGGTACAGCTGAAGGACTAGAATACCTCCATAAAAGATGTGAATATAAGATAATTCATAGGGACATAAAGGCAAGCAATATTTTGTTGGATGAAAATCTAAGGCCCAAGATAGCAGATTTTGGCTTAGCACGCCTCTTCTCTTCTGATAATTCTCATATCAGCACTTCAATTGCTGGAACACT AGGATATATGGCTCCAGAGTACATTGGTCACGGACAATTATCAGAGAAAGTTGATGTTTACAGCTTTGGAGTTCTTGTGCTAGAAATTATTAGTGGTACAAGAAACAACAGCTTTGACAGGCTAGATGGCGATACTTTAGTTTCAAAG GCATGGAATTTGTATCGGTCTGCGTTACTACCACAACTTATTGATGAAAGTGTGGAAAGTAGCAATCCAGATGAGGTGTCGCGGCTGGCGATAGTTGGCCTTCTTTGCACTCAGGAAGTACCAGCTCTACGGCCATGTATGAGTCTGTTAGTTGGAATGCTAAGATATAAAGACTTTCATCTCCCAACACCTTCAAAGCCTCCATTTGTGCATAGCTTCAGCATAGGAGACGTGTCTGAACAGTCCGATACCCCATTTAATCCAAATGGCTTCAGCATAGGAGACGTGTGTGAAAAGTCCGATACCCCATTGAATCCAAAcgtttccttttcttcccttgaTTGTAGTGAGATGTATCCTAGATGA
- the LOC116249221 gene encoding cysteine-rich receptor-like protein kinase 3: MVSVPLSILGVSVLGASCFAAKNVKEKRKEKHNGGPSASANESIPNFEYEELESATNYFDQSNKLGLGESGSAYKAVLSDGTTVAIKRLSNNPMQSMDAVLKDVDLISGIQHPNLVQLLGYSIKGSEILLVYEYVPNESLDHFLGIANKPILSWDMRKNIIVGTAKGLAYLHQESIIHGDIKQRNILLDENFTAKVADFGLARFFQEGGTRVGTADGRNLGYLAPERHIRGNSTEKADIYSFGMLIIDIVTGKGTAPFLRNVGCSLQTFITKGELSCQIWSFYLSDNLAECVDPKLRGKFPKRDALRVLNIGLVCAQASDELRPPMSKVVKMLTDGNCAIPPPPHPAPFDL, encoded by the exons ATGGTTTCTGTGCCGCTTTCCATTCTGGGCGTTTCTGTACTTGGAGCTTCATGCTTTGCagcaaaaaatgtcaaagagAAACGAAAAG AAAAGCACAATGGGGGGCCGAGTGCATCTGCCAATGAATCTATACCTAACTTTGAGTATGAAGAACTTGAAAGTGCCACCAATTACTTTGATCAGTCCAATAAACTGGGCCTAGGAGAATCAGGATCTGCATACAAG GCTGTACTATCAGATGGGACGACTGTAGCCATAAAGCGACTATCTAACAATCCAATGCAATCAATGGATGCAGTCTTGAAAGATGTCGATTTGATCAGTGGCATTCAACATCCAAATCTTGTCCAATTGCTGGGTTACAGTATTAAAGGCTCAGAAATTCTCCTTGTTTATGAATATGTTCCCAACGAAAGCCTTGATCATTTCCTAG GTATTGCCAACAAACCAATACTAAGTTGGGATATGAGGAAAAATATCATCGTGGGAACTGCAAAAGGTTTGGCTTATCTTCATCAGGAATCAATCATACATGGAGACATTAAACAGAGGAACATACTTCTTGATGAGAACTTCACAGCGAAAGTTGCAGATTTTGGTCTTGCTAGATTCTTCCAAGAAGGTGGCACTCGTGTTGGTACTGCTGATGGCAGAAATCT GGGATACCTGGCCCCAGAGCGTCATATCCGTGGAAATTCAACAGAAAAGGCAGACATTTACAGCTTTGGGATGCTTATAATTGATATAGTAACTGGGAAAGGAACCGCTCCTTTCCTTCGGAACGTCGGGTGTTCTCTGCAGACG TTCATAACTAAAGGTGAGCTTTCTTGTCAGATTTGGAGCTTTTATCTGTCGGACAATCTAGCTGAATGCGTGGATCCAAAGCTAAGGGGAAAGTTTCCGAAACGGGATGCACTTCGTGTGCTTAACATTGGACTTGTTTGTGCTCAAGCATCAGATGAACTCCGTCCACCAATGTCCAAAGTAGTGAAGATGCTTACTGATGGAAATTGCGCCATCCCTCCCCCACCGCATCCAGCTCCATTTGATCTCTGA
- the LOC116248965 gene encoding 2-phytyl-1,4-beta-naphthoquinone methyltransferase, chloroplastic — translation MSVLSASVPSPAVSGRRCRRLPSVGPPRSEWTSSDRQILFNRIAPVYDHLNDLLTVGQHRVWKRMSVSWSGAKKGDSVLDLCCGSGDLAFLLSDKVGPHGKVTAVDFSKDQLSIASTKQQLFWKACYQNIEWIEGDALDLPFEDATFDAVTMGFGLRNLVDRYRAFNEIYRVLKEGSRVSILDFNKSTDSSVDFLQGWIIDNVVVPAGNAYGLSKEYAYLRSSIAEFLTGKEQEKMAEEVGFSNVRHYEIAGGLMGNLVASR, via the exons ATGTCTGTGCTTTCTGCTTCTGTTCCTTCTCCGGCAGTATCCGGCCGGCGATGCCGACGCCTTCCCTCAGTTGGACCTCCGCGCAGCGAATGGACGTCGTCCGACCGCCAGATTCTCTTCAATCGCATTGCCCCCGTATACGACCAC TTGAACGATTTGCTGACGGTAGGGCAGCACCGCGTCTGGAAAAGGATGTCCGTGTCCTGGAGCGG GGCGAAGAAGGGGGATTCGGTGCTTGATTTGTGCTGCGGGAGTGGAGATCTCGCGTTCCTCTTATCCGACAAGGTTGGGCCGCACGGAAAG GTGACTGCTGTTGATTTTTCAAAGGACCAATTGTCGATTGCGTCAACCAAACAACAATTATTTTGGAAGGCATGCTACCAAAATATTGA GTGGATTGAAGGTGATGCGCTGGATCTCCCATTTGAAGATGCAACTTTCGATGCTGTTACAATGGGCTTTGGACTTCGTAATCTGGTTGACAGATATAGAGCATTCAATGAAATTTACAGGGTGTTGAAAGAAG GTTCCAGGGTATCCATTTTAGATTTTAACAAGAGCACTGATTCATCCGTTGATTTTCTTCAG GGGTGGATCATAGACAACGTTGTTGTGCCTGCCGGAAATGCCTATGGACTTAGCAAGGAATATGCGTACTTGAGAAGCTCCATTGCAGAGTTCTTAACAG gaaaagaacaagagaaaatggCAGAGGAAGTTGGATTTTCAAATGTCAGGCATTACGAAATTGCTGGAGGTCTCATGGGAAATTTGGTGGCCTCTCGCTAA